One Atribacterota bacterium DNA window includes the following coding sequences:
- a CDS encoding PfkB family carbohydrate kinase translates to MKNSYQIAFIGHYTKDTIVSVSGTRVVNGGAFNYGANVAARMNLKVQAVTMMSSEDSEVARDLEELGVKTYVTWIPESTCLKLVYPSDNPDERVIYVSSWAGPFTLREVNVINAEVIVVGASMREEIPLTVVKMLAQKDSILAADIQSFLRVNDNGKLIAKTWPEKEEILSCIDVLKTDAVEAEILTGEKDIKKAATLIRDLGPKEVIITHKEGVLVFAEEKFHQALFYPRELIGRSGRGDTCIASYMAKRINSSPQESTIWAAAVTSLKMEAEGPFRRSIDEVETLIQEKY, encoded by the coding sequence TTGAAAAACTCATACCAAATAGCCTTTATAGGCCATTATACAAAAGATACTATTGTATCTGTCAGTGGGACCAGGGTTGTTAATGGAGGTGCTTTCAATTATGGCGCAAATGTTGCCGCCAGAATGAATCTTAAAGTACAGGCAGTAACAATGATGTCATCAGAAGATTCAGAAGTGGCAAGGGATTTAGAAGAGTTGGGAGTTAAAACATATGTAACCTGGATTCCAGAATCTACCTGTTTAAAATTAGTATATCCTTCAGATAACCCGGATGAGAGAGTTATATATGTAAGTAGCTGGGCAGGACCCTTTACTTTGAGGGAGGTTAATGTAATAAATGCTGAAGTTATTGTTGTTGGAGCTTCCATGCGTGAAGAAATTCCACTGACAGTGGTTAAGATGCTTGCACAGAAAGACTCTATTTTGGCTGCTGATATTCAAAGTTTTCTCCGTGTAAATGATAATGGTAAATTAATAGCAAAAACATGGCCGGAGAAGGAAGAAATTTTATCCTGTATTGATGTATTAAAGACTGATGCAGTGGAAGCTGAAATTTTAACAGGAGAGAAAGATATTAAAAAAGCAGCTACTTTAATTAGGGATTTGGGGCCAAAAGAAGTAATCATTACACACAAAGAAGGTGTGCTGGTGTTTGCTGAGGAAAAGTTTCACCAGGCTCTATTTTATCCCAGAGAACTAATCGGACGGAGTGGTAGGGGTGATACCTGTATAGCTTCCTATATGGCAAAAAGAATTAATTCTTCCCCACAGGAATCCACTATCTGGGCAGCAGCAGTAACAAGTTTGAAGATGGAAGCAGAAGGGCCTTTTCGTCGATCTATTGATGAGGTGGAAACACTGATTCAGGAAAAATATTAA
- a CDS encoding TIM barrel protein, whose product MINRSNFGINRILCPSLHIIDYFQLANELGLNCLELRNDLPGKSITDTLTAKETKILADRYSIKICTINALQRFNNPIDLEKIKKELIYLSNLAKEINCPAIVFCPINSINDFRSPKEQFRDTVDMLIELAPILKKYNIKGYIEPLGFKSSSLSSVITAMKAIREVGYEGYKVVFDTFHHAIGPDSFKTIIREYDIQITGIIHISAVTAEICTEEYNDEHRNIDFLNDKLKSKQLIEYFIKNGYDGIVSFEPFNRDLQALNKEDLKNRIEKAIEFLNT is encoded by the coding sequence ATGATTAATCGTTCTAATTTTGGGATAAATAGAATTTTATGCCCGTCTCTTCATATTATAGATTATTTTCAACTTGCAAATGAGTTAGGGTTAAATTGTCTTGAACTAAGAAATGATTTACCAGGTAAAAGCATAACCGATACTCTTACTGCAAAAGAAACAAAGATACTTGCTGATCGATATAGTATAAAAATATGCACCATTAATGCATTACAAAGGTTTAACAATCCTATTGATTTGGAAAAAATAAAAAAGGAATTAATCTACCTGTCAAATTTAGCAAAAGAAATAAACTGCCCGGCAATTGTTTTTTGTCCGATTAATTCCATTAATGATTTTCGTAGTCCAAAAGAGCAATTCAGGGATACTGTTGATATGTTAATAGAATTGGCCCCTATCCTTAAGAAATATAATATTAAGGGATATATCGAACCGCTAGGATTTAAATCCAGTTCTTTATCTTCTGTTATTACAGCCATGAAAGCAATTAGAGAGGTGGGATATGAAGGATATAAAGTTGTATTTGACACTTTCCATCATGCCATCGGTCCTGACAGTTTTAAGACAATAATTAGGGAGTATGATATTCAAATAACCGGAATAATACATATATCTGCTGTAACTGCAGAAATATGTACAGAAGAATATAACGATGAACACCGCAATATTGATTTTTTAAATGATAAATTAAAAAGCAAACAACTAATTGAGTATTTTATTAAGAATGGTTATGATGGTATAGTTTCATTTGAACCATTTAATAGGGATTTACAGGCATTAAATAAAGAGGACCTAAAAAATAGAATTGAAAAGGCAATTGAATTTTTAAATACCTAA
- a CDS encoding cation diffusion facilitator family transporter, translating to MHNHIHQNNKSNKRIIITIILNFAISLLEIIGGLLSGSLSLLADALHNFSDGMAILISYIARKIGQRSPDLKMTFGYKRAEILAALLNSSVIVIISFFLFREAYLRFINPMEITTHLMIGIGTFGFIADLVSVYLLHSETHNSLNIRSAYLHLMGDTLSSVAVIIGGIIIYFYDFYLIDSLLSVVIATFILFQGYSILKQSVLILMERVPAKINIDEIKKKIEIIPQIHNLHHVHVWQIDENRILFEGHITLNKDLRLSEADNIRKQVEEILEHEFHIHHPHLQIEFSLCNNQECIDNSSG from the coding sequence ATGCATAACCATATTCACCAAAACAATAAAAGCAATAAAAGAATCATTATCACTATAATACTTAATTTTGCTATAAGTCTATTGGAGATTATTGGTGGACTTTTATCAGGCAGTCTTTCACTGCTGGCAGATGCATTGCATAACTTTAGTGATGGAATGGCAATCTTGATAAGCTATATTGCTAGAAAGATAGGCCAGCGTTCTCCTGATTTAAAAATGACTTTTGGTTATAAGCGGGCAGAAATATTAGCTGCCCTGTTAAATTCATCTGTAATTGTTATAATTTCTTTTTTTCTTTTTAGAGAGGCCTATTTACGCTTTATAAATCCTATGGAAATTACCACTCACTTAATGATAGGGATTGGGACTTTTGGATTTATTGCTGATTTGGTGAGTGTATATTTGCTCCATTCAGAGACACATAATAGCTTGAATATCCGTTCTGCGTATTTACACCTAATGGGGGATACACTTTCCTCGGTAGCAGTAATTATCGGTGGAATAATTATCTATTTCTATGACTTTTACCTTATTGATTCTCTTTTATCAGTTGTAATTGCTACCTTTATTTTGTTTCAAGGATATAGCATTTTAAAACAAAGTGTGCTAATACTCATGGAGAGAGTTCCTGCAAAAATTAATATAGATGAAATAAAAAAGAAGATAGAAATTATTCCTCAAATACACAATCTCCATCATGTTCATGTCTGGCAAATTGATGAAAATCGAATTCTTTTTGAAGGCCACATTACCTTAAATAAAGACCTGAGGCTAAGTGAAGCGGATAATATAAGGAAACAGGTTGAAGAAATATTGGAACACGAATTTCATATTCACCACCCTCATCTTCAGATAGAGTTTAGCTTATGCAATAATCAGGAATGTATAGATAACAGTTCCGGGTAA
- a CDS encoding phosphate acyltransferase codes for MITSFQQLFQKLSKEQRQRVIIAGGEDIEALKAVKASYEMGIGEAVLVGKEEEIESSLNELGYKEHSFIRDIVSIKNEEEKAPVAVEEVKKGGILLKGKIKTANLLKAVLNKETGLRTENHISNVFVFEEQREGKSRMVLLSDGGVNIKPDLKTMISVIRNAVTVANKLGIMNPKVALLAAVEVVNPDMEDTVQASILCKMNQRGQIPGCIIDGPLALDVAISEFAVKKKGIESPVAGQADILIVPNIACGNILGKSIMYYTNFPEGNLVIGAQVPVMISSRSDRSEAKLNAIGLSILCSR; via the coding sequence ATGATAACAAGTTTTCAACAACTCTTCCAAAAGTTAAGCAAAGAACAAAGACAAAGGGTTATTATTGCCGGAGGTGAAGATATAGAAGCACTGAAGGCCGTAAAGGCAAGTTATGAGATGGGCATTGGTGAGGCTGTTCTTGTGGGAAAAGAAGAAGAAATTGAAAGCTCTTTAAACGAACTTGGTTATAAAGAGCATTCTTTTATCAGGGACATAGTTTCAATTAAAAATGAAGAAGAAAAAGCCCCTGTGGCTGTGGAAGAAGTCAAGAAAGGTGGTATTCTCTTAAAAGGAAAAATAAAAACTGCCAATCTTCTAAAAGCAGTGCTTAACAAGGAAACCGGATTAAGAACTGAAAATCATATCAGTAATGTTTTTGTTTTTGAAGAACAGAGAGAAGGAAAATCCCGTATGGTACTGTTAAGTGATGGAGGAGTGAATATTAAACCGGATTTAAAGACAATGATTTCAGTAATTAGAAATGCAGTAACAGTAGCCAATAAATTAGGAATTATGAATCCAAAAGTAGCCTTGTTGGCAGCGGTAGAAGTGGTAAACCCTGATATGGAAGATACCGTACAGGCAAGTATTTTGTGTAAGATGAATCAAAGAGGGCAGATACCAGGATGTATTATTGATGGACCTTTAGCACTTGATGTTGCTATTTCAGAATTTGCTGTAAAGAAAAAAGGTATTGAATCACCTGTCGCCGGACAGGCTGATATCCTAATTGTTCCTAATATTGCCTGTGGAAATATTCTTGGCAAAAGTATTATGTATTATACCAATTTTCCGGAAGGAAACCTGGTAATTGGTGCCCAAGTACCAGTAATGATTTCTTCCAGATCAGATAGAAGTGAAGCTAAATTAAATGCCATTGGTTTGTCAATTTTATGTAGCAGATAA